In Merismopedia glauca CCAP 1448/3, a genomic segment contains:
- the ubiE gene encoding bifunctional demethylmenaquinone methyltransferase/2-methoxy-6-polyprenyl-1,4-benzoquinol methylase UbiE, with protein MTVESPATTPNSSQIRDIFNNIAPVYDRLNDRISFGLHRIWKQMTVKWSQVKPGDTCLDLCCGSGDIAILLAKTVGKTGQVIGADFAVQQLAIAQQRAQNQFFPVNISWVEADALNLPFADNFFDAVTMGYGLRNVTDIPLCLRELHRVLKPGAKAAILDFHRPSDRTNLKFQQWYLDYIVVPTAQEFGLTEEYAYIAPSLERFPVGSEQVELAKEAGFSQGIHYLLVGGAMGVLVLTK; from the coding sequence ATGACTGTAGAATCTCCAGCAACAACGCCAAACTCTTCCCAAATTCGCGATATTTTCAACAATATTGCTCCTGTATACGATCGCCTCAATGACCGGATTAGCTTTGGGTTGCATCGAATTTGGAAGCAAATGACTGTAAAATGGAGTCAGGTAAAACCAGGAGATACTTGCCTGGACTTATGCTGTGGAAGTGGCGATATCGCTATTTTATTAGCCAAAACTGTCGGAAAAACTGGTCAAGTGATTGGGGCTGATTTTGCGGTTCAGCAGTTAGCCATAGCCCAGCAACGTGCCCAAAATCAGTTTTTTCCAGTTAATATTAGTTGGGTGGAGGCTGATGCCCTAAATTTGCCCTTTGCAGATAACTTTTTCGATGCGGTGACAATGGGGTATGGACTGCGGAATGTGACGGACATTCCTCTTTGTTTGCGAGAGTTACATCGCGTCCTCAAACCTGGAGCTAAAGCAGCAATACTAGACTTTCACCGTCCAAGCGATCGCACCAATCTCAAGTTTCAACAGTGGTATCTTGATTATATAGTCGTACCTACTGCCCAAGAGTTTGGCTTAACTGAAGAATATGCTTATATCGCTCCTAGTTTAGAACGTTTTCCGGTTGGTTCTGAGCAGGTGGAACTAGCCAAGGAAGCAGGTTTTTCTCAGGGGATTCACTATCTCCTCGTAGGAGGTGCTATGGGAGTTTTAGTTTTAACTAAGTAA
- a CDS encoding DUF445 domain-containing protein produces the protein MTTKLNFSQIWLYVSPPILGTIIGYYTNDIAIKMLFRPYRPLYIGKRRVPFTPGLIPRNQERLAQRISDTIMGSLLTPEELQNLARRLLETERVQSAILWLLRLALDQVQGDKEQKTAKILGSILKDIFGESLGKLIKVLSRREDFLKDQINQIFDQVLLELQFNEEQANKLSEWILEIFLTPDTVRMAIVDFLTDRNIQVIDEGFREKSSGTYWVVANLFGLRNTLTRLRNFCLDEPEAANHNFQDLIQQLKLQSRLQEWLQNLSLQNLPVSTVRQLRKTIQETVRKYLQEQGQGLLVKFNESMDWENTAKLLIGRLRNSAALTTSLEVVSQELALILERYLEKDLETLMAQAIPILSIDKVIVDRVKNTSAENLENGIQGIVKSELQAIVNLGGVLGFIVGLLQTAILFFR, from the coding sequence ATTACTACTAAATTGAACTTCTCTCAAATTTGGCTTTATGTGAGTCCTCCTATTTTGGGGACAATTATTGGCTATTACACTAACGATATAGCCATAAAAATGCTGTTTCGTCCCTATCGTCCTTTATATATAGGAAAAAGACGAGTTCCTTTTACTCCTGGCTTAATTCCGCGAAATCAAGAAAGATTAGCCCAAAGGATTTCTGATACAATCATGGGTTCTCTCCTGACTCCAGAGGAGTTACAAAATCTGGCGCGCAGACTATTAGAAACCGAACGGGTACAAAGCGCTATTTTGTGGTTATTAAGATTAGCTTTAGACCAAGTTCAAGGAGATAAAGAGCAAAAAACTGCCAAGATTTTAGGTAGTATCTTAAAAGATATTTTTGGGGAATCTTTAGGCAAATTAATCAAAGTTTTATCACGTCGAGAAGATTTCCTCAAAGATCAAATTAATCAAATCTTCGATCAAGTTTTGTTAGAACTTCAATTTAACGAAGAACAAGCCAATAAACTGTCTGAATGGATTTTAGAAATATTTCTCACTCCGGATACAGTACGCATGGCAATTGTAGATTTTTTGACAGATCGTAATATTCAAGTAATTGATGAAGGATTTAGGGAAAAATCTAGCGGTACTTATTGGGTGGTGGCGAATTTATTTGGGTTGCGAAATACTTTGACTCGCTTGCGTAATTTTTGTTTAGATGAACCAGAAGCAGCTAATCATAATTTTCAAGATCTAATCCAACAGCTAAAGTTACAATCGCGTTTGCAAGAGTGGCTGCAAAACCTATCTTTACAAAATTTACCTGTATCTACAGTTCGTCAGTTAAGAAAGACTATTCAAGAAACGGTTCGTAAATATTTACAAGAACAAGGTCAAGGCTTGCTAGTTAAATTTAATGAATCGATGGATTGGGAAAATACAGCGAAGTTATTGATTGGGAGGTTGCGAAATTCAGCCGCTCTTACCACTTCTTTGGAAGTAGTCAGTCAGGAATTAGCTTTAATTTTAGAGCGCTACTTGGAAAAAGATTTGGAAACACTCATGGCTCAAGCTATTCCCATTTTATCAATCGACAAAGTGATTGTTGACCGCGTGAAAAACACGTCAGCAGAAAACTTAGAAAATGGGATTCAAGGAATTGTAAAAAGTGAATTACAAGCCATTGTAAATTTAGGAGGGGTATTGGGATTTATTGTTGGTTTGTTGCAAACAGCGATCTTATTTTTTAGGTAA
- the cofG gene encoding 7,8-didemethyl-8-hydroxy-5-deazariboflavin synthase subunit CofG — translation MFQVSYSPALTLVPTYECFNYCTYCNFRVNPGTDTWMSISQAASILESVKSHYVCEILILSGEVHPHSAKRRAWFQRIYDICQLALERGFLPHTNVGPLSYEEMAHLKGVNASMGLMLEQMTPELLKTVHRYAPSKVPQVRLEQLEWAGKLQIPFTTGILMGIGENKADWWETLEAIAQLHITYGNIQEVILQPYSPGNRQTWDAPGFDPHLLPEVVAAARQILPQDITIQIPPNLVADIGGLIACIEAGASDLGGLVPKDEVNPDYPHLELGKLTEVLNFAGWELVPRLPVYPQYDSWLPIPMQQLVKDWRTNIEM, via the coding sequence ATGTTTCAAGTTAGCTACAGTCCAGCTTTAACGTTAGTACCGACCTATGAATGCTTCAATTACTGTACGTACTGCAACTTTAGGGTCAATCCTGGTACAGATACTTGGATGAGTATCTCCCAAGCAGCCAGCATTTTAGAGTCAGTAAAATCTCACTATGTTTGCGAAATACTGATTCTCAGTGGAGAAGTTCATCCCCATTCTGCCAAGCGTCGAGCATGGTTTCAAAGGATTTATGATATTTGTCAGCTAGCTTTAGAGAGAGGATTTTTACCTCATACAAATGTTGGTCCTCTCAGTTATGAAGAAATGGCGCACTTGAAGGGTGTCAATGCTTCGATGGGGTTAATGCTGGAACAGATGACTCCTGAGTTACTCAAAACTGTCCATCGCTATGCACCTAGTAAAGTACCGCAAGTACGTCTAGAACAATTAGAATGGGCAGGTAAGTTACAGATTCCCTTTACTACCGGAATTTTGATGGGAATTGGGGAAAATAAAGCTGATTGGTGGGAAACATTAGAGGCGATCGCTCAGCTACACATCACCTACGGTAATATTCAAGAAGTAATCTTACAACCCTATTCTCCAGGAAACAGACAAACCTGGGATGCACCTGGTTTCGATCCTCATCTTCTCCCAGAAGTGGTAGCCGCAGCACGGCAAATTTTACCCCAAGATATTACAATTCAGATTCCCCCTAACTTAGTTGCAGATATTGGTGGGTTAATCGCTTGTATTGAGGCAGGTGCTAGTGATTTAGGCGGTCTGGTTCCAAAAGATGAAGTTAATCCTGACTATCCTCATCTAGAACTGGGAAAGTTAACAGAGGTATTAAACTTTGCTGGTTGGGAGTTAGTTCCTAGATTACCTGTTTACCCCCAATATGACTCTTGGTTACCTATCCCGATGCAGCAGTTAGTTAAAGATTGGCGCACTAATATAGAAATGTAG